The following nucleotide sequence is from Trifolium pratense cultivar HEN17-A07 linkage group LG2, ARS_RC_1.1, whole genome shotgun sequence.
TGCTAATGCAGTTAACATGCCAGTCAAATGTAACTTAGCaccatttaatattttttttttatgttgtctaATACTTACGGTGGTGgaatataaaatgaatttaaaatagtACTTAATTTTTTGTCccatttttatataattaatttattaaaaataaaagataatttaaGCAACTTTAATCAGGTTGATAATTGTGTCAAACACTTGACTTTGCTGCTGACATGGCACTATGGCACTTTCAAAATGTTTAAGCTAAATGATAACCAAGCATTCAAAATTGAAAGCAGActtgtatataaaaaataaattgaaagcaGACTTTGGTACTACATAGTGATTAGAAGcataaattttcaaaacttAACATtaatctgtcaaaaaaaaaaacttatcatTAATCAAATCTCCTatctttttttgaacaagcatcAAATCTCCTATCTTATTGTACATGATACCACAAACACAAAGACAACAAACCAGCTTCAACAGAGATCAAAATGCATTGGATTTTATTCAAAACTCACTTAGGAGAGATTACagagaaaaattaatattatattacttACAGAGAAacataacaattaaaaaaaattagaaaactgAATTCTTACATAAACATACACATTTCCACCTATAACAAATGAGATTGTGAGCGTAATTGGCAAGGCAAGTAATGAAGAATCTACAACAAGTGATGCTCTTTATCAACTGATTATAGAAGACACAATCATGGCCTATGATAAACATATTTTGTTCTGGGATCCACAATAAGACCCTTTCCTCCATTCACTTCTAAGTCATGCCTGCAAAATAATTgtataaaacaaattataaccGATAAAAAATGCCTATGAAGCACCAACACAGACACAAATATTAGATATGATACTACCATTAAcacttttgagaaaataaaagtgatttaATGTATTCAAATATGTATTCAAATGTGTCGGTGTCAGACACCAAACAAGCATACAATTTGAATTGTTTGGTGCTAAATAGCAAAATACTTTGATAAATCAAACGAAACATTTCACGGAATAACTTTACGAAGAACAGACGAAGACATCACATGAAAACATTAAGACTCAACTGAAAAACAAAATCTGGGATGGTCAACTGCTCACGCGGTACGTATCTGAAGAGCTGCAGAAGTCTATCAGCGTATACCACTTTCTTCCAAACCTAGAAGTCAAACAAACACCAATGGTAATAACACAGTTAGGATGTTCTCAAATTGGGgtaagggcctgtttggattgaatTATGAGCTTATCTATTGGCATAATAAGCACTTGAAAGACTGTTTGGGAGCGCTTACGTAAATAGTTTATGACTGTCCATAAGCTGTTTcgagcttatttccataagctcccCATAATAGCTTacgaaaacagcttatagcttatgaatttattttatcttttgttagaaaaatagcttatacataaacgCTTATATGATAAGCGTCAATActataagcgcttaattaagctgtttatccaaatagggcCTAAGTTcgttaaaaatatttgattttcctAACTTACCACATTGTCCACAAGCAACTGTAGAGCTAATACTGCAACTTTTAGTCCTATAGTTGGGTGAAGGACATATATTGCCTGGACAAATCAGACTGAGAATCAGATCAAAGACTACAAAGGTCTAGAAGTAATACAATTAGGAAAACAGAAATACTGCTTACATGTAGATTTTGCTTGTGCTTCCGTCCAAGTATTTGTTCTAACCTTTTCATCCAACCTAAGTCTGGTTGCCTATGCATACAAAAATAGGGTGGAGAAAGGTGAAAGGTCATCACTATGAAACCATACTACTTAGCGTTGCACAAAATATGAAGCAACCAATTTTAAAAGTTATAAATAAGCATAGTTTCATATAGCAACCTGCATAAGTATAATATTCTCAAAAAATCTTCAGAACACGAATTGTCTTcctttgtatttcttttttttcatgCACTACTCCGGTTTTGAATATAtgcaaaaaaacaactttttatagattcattgaataaagcATGTATCTGGACAATAAAATAATCCAGATGCATactttattcaatgaacctagaaagttgatttttgcttatattcaaaaCCGGAGGGAGTGTGCTTCAAGTAACAATGAATCAAATCAAAGGATTGCCTGACTTAGATATGGGGCTATGTATTGAGATTTAGTGATGTTAAATAGGCAGAAAAATAATGCAGAGGCAACTTCAACCAATGGTTAAGCAGATGTTTCCAGCAGCTAAAAGTACTACCGATACATAAAGCATAAGCTCTATTTCATCTTATTCTTCTTACACCATTAGATAAAAGAGTCGTAAAAATAAAGAATTCTTCACTACCAACTATATTCATAATCTTAGCAATATCAATTATATGGGATGTTTGatgattaaataaaatgctATATAAGCTCATACATTGAGAGTTGAATTTCTAGTTCTCTTATATTTCTGGTTGAAATAAAAGTGAATATAATGAATATTAGACacgaaagttttttttttttaatcaacaatACATTTTAACAACTAAATCACCTAATTATGGTATACATCCAAGTATTTTTCAAATAGAACCCTTAAGAGTATTTCATACCTTCATTTTAGCATAAAAGAATAAACCATTCCATAAATCCTAGAAGTCCATTATTAACACTTACACTTGCAAAGATGCAGCAGAATGAAAGTATACAATAGTATAAGGCTTCTGTATTATTGGCTCGAACTCCTGCAGAAGGGaaaaaatatggattaaaaCTAAATTATCATAAATGAGTTTTAAGAGAAATAAGCATTCCCAATATCCAGAAGATGAAAATTTTGTAGCCAAACTTATGCTTGTCATCAGTAAAATATGTGAGCTGAAGAGTACAAATATAAATCACCTTCAACACATAAAGCACAAATCGCTCCAAATCAAGACATCTGAGCAAAAAGTGAGCCCCAACAACAACCATGACCGGACGACCCTCACAGTCCACCCCTCCACGATAGCTGAAATGCACAAAAATCTctgaaattaaatgaaaatattttaatctgAACACATGCATAAAACTTCATTATTTGTTTatcaattattaaaatattttattcactCTTTTGTTGAAGAACACCACTTCATCGTTACAGGACTGCCTTACAGATGACTTTAAATTTGGAAAGGAAGCAAAAAATAATCGAAGAATGTACAacacaaaggtgaatttatctCCTATTGTCCAAATGGCAGAAAATTTCGAAACATAGGTGATTAATACTGATTAGCTCTAACTTCCAAGATGATTTCCCTTATGATTCATGATTAATACCATACATAAAAGATATGCACGTGTAGAATGATTAGTAATACATTTTTCTTCTtgattccatgaatccaaacaATGAAAGTAATAAAAGTATACAAAACACGCAATGAAATAGATGGATGCTTACACAATCTTCATTTCTGCAATTTCAGATAAATTTAAGGATTTTGCTTTAGAAAGATATCTGGAGTGCATAGAATATTCTTCAGCGGCAGACAATGGAGGTCCACCTAGGTCACCGAATCCAAGAAAATTAGCAAAATTCCACCCTCGTTGTGCTTGAACAGTTTTCTCCCACTGCTCCAGACGTCTTTCATCAGGGTCTTTAATCAAAGACATGAAGGCAGGATCCAAAAATGAATTATATGATGAAGTCCTacaaaaacaacattaatcaGGAAAACTCCACAGGTAAAACTTTTTACAATTGATATCTGTTCACTCAAATACAAAGGAAAGACTTCAAAAAGTGGTTTTTATATGCTTGTTTTAAACCACAAAATGTTCGGGAAAATGATAACATAACTTTCTGCAATTTTTGTTGCTGAAGCTATGTTAAGACTGCTGAAGGGAATTCGTGGTTTTTGGTAATGCTGGACAGACTTGCTGAAAAGATGTAGCGCAGCAGCATTTTAAACAAGCAATAGAAAAATTTAGGCTATAATGTAAAACCATATTTTGGTctgacattttctttttctcactTCATCCATTGACTTTTCTTATTCTTTCACTTTAGTCTCAgtcatttacaaaaaaaaattattttagtccCTCTATCTccttgttttttaataaataaaaaatgcgTATGCATCATGTTAGAGATAATGTGGCACTGCAACTGTGACAGTTTGattgaaatttcaaacaaacaacaaaGCCATATCGAGTCATAGTGGCACACAACAAAAGCCAATTTGACCTAATTGTCATATAATATTCAGTCAACACTTTATTTTGTATGTAATCAAACAAAGCAAAAATAGTAAGATTACATTTTAAGGCCAATATATATTGCAACAGATAAATATTTAAGGCAAAATTACATCTTTAGTCCTTTAACTTTACTTCAGGTAACAgtttagtcctttatcttttttttttataacattttagtccttttttcatgtttggatatgaATTTCAAGATTCAAATTTATAGTTTTCTTTCTTGTTCGCTTTCAATCGTAAATATATCATATGCCGTAAAAGATTAACATAGCTTTAAAGCGTAAAAAATCATATACAAACAAATAGAgttttagggcccgtttggtgcgcaggataggatagtgacagaATAGGATATACAACAGGTTAATGATAGGCTAAGATATCAGCAGGATAGCAATTATCCTCAGTTAtcttatcatgtgtttggtgcacacaggataacaaatatgataactattatatcatatttttaatacaaaaataatcatatttttaatacatacttgctcataacaatatgataagatacataacatatttaaatgataaaattacccttgtaaaacaattgttattttttaaaaattatattgcaatactttgaattttataaataaaaatataaataagtaatcaaataactttataaaattttaaataaaaatcatgagaaaattaacaaattaaattttttataagaatcatgatcaaataaataactcgattatacatgttagataagctaaataaatatatgatatatctcatacgtaaataataaaactaccattgcaaaagaattatacttaatttgttataaaatttaaattaatatccctattttgcaatttttttaataattctttTACTTTAagatattgtaattttagtagaatttagattttttagattatataaattacaaaatttcccttgtgagaaaatctcatatatatttaaaaattaattactttattattaatttactatcaaattattttattatttatattttattaattttcagttttttattttaaaatatattttatagaataagtcagcaattttttttttcttatcctatcctgcttaAATTCAGGATAAGGATTTTAACTAAAGAGACAaaataggataagcttcaggattaacttatcatatcctgctgtgtcaccaaacactggattgagacaggatatgatacggTTATcttatcctgtctcttatcctgtgcaccaaacgggcccttagacTAGATTATATTATCAGATACCATGAAAACCGCCATTTATTTATGCTCAGATTGGTACGCCCATTCAAGTATTGTACATTTTTGAACACGCTGAGCAATCTAgaatgaaatataaaatatgtaaatatatCTTACTAAATATTTACTGACCTGCGAACCACGCCAACATCGCTAACAGGAAGATCAACTGGTTCTCTAGGAGGTTTTGAAACCTTAGTTTTAGGCAAAGGCTTTATTCTGATTTTACGCTCATCAATTGTGGTCTCACCATTCTCATCCCCAACATCTGCAGGAAGCTTTGACATAGCCACCTCCTCCTCGTGTTTATCCCGAGGAAAGTAAAGTGGAAGTAACCTACATGGAAATAATGAGTAAATAATACGGAGTCCACactgaaaaacaaattaaaaaaataaaaaactggcATAATTTTAGAGAAGTTCCTTTCATTTGAAACATGGCAGGTACCAACAATAGAGAAACTGGGAAACACCTTTTATATATCTCGGTATCAATTATGCTGGTAATGCAAAAGACAACGGCTGTTACATTGTCTTTTTGCTTCTCAAGAAACCGCCGCACAGTTCCTGAATAAAAAAGACAAGAAAATGTGAAAGGACACAAGGTGTTTCTAATGATAATATATCTATCCGGCATGAGAAAACAGTTCTCTAATTAACATATAAAAGCATACACTATATGAGAAAAGAAGTAATATATCTCTAACATTTGGGAAGTTTAAATTCTACTAGATAGTCAAAGTTAACCTATTTAACTTATCAGGTCAGAATCAATATAGAAACCGGAAAAATCTGGGGAATCACTCACTTATAGCTACATGCGCAGCTGGTTCACGGGGATAGTTCTTTGCTTCTGTATAAATACATCCCAGAGCAATGCTGTATCGAtacatacaaaataaaaataaataaacactaaGTTTTAGATATTTTAGGTAACATGGGAGATAGCcactatttcaaaaaaataatgcaATATTTGAAAACCTTCGAAGCCCATTTTCAATTAGAAGCTCAAGGCAAGAACGATAGCAATGACTTAAAGCATTCTCTGCCGCAGTGTGGTACTTCATAGCATACTTTGGACCAACTGTATGGATAACTTTCCTGCCAGAATTTATCAAGGCATAGAATATCATACTCTAGGAATCTAACTTCTAGCCATGACAGCTGCATGCAACTAAGGAAGAAATATAGGTCAGTAAAAACGTTGCAGAATACATTAACATAATTGGTGGGACACGGCATATGAATATCAGATCGCACATATCAAAACATAGGAAAAGAGAAAACATACCATAATATACAAATCTCATATCAATACAACCAGGATTCTGAACAAATCTAAGAAACCATGTGAATGCACCCTTGCATCAACGCAACAGCATTTACTTAAAGATACTATTTGTGTGCCTTTTCTCCCAGACAGGAGGCAAAAAAAGTAAGCCATTGTTGCATAGTGCCATTGGGCTTCCCATATGGAAATGGGAGATAATTACTTTCTAACTTTGGAAAAGTAAATTTAAAGGGGCCAATATACAAACCTTGCAGGAAGATCGTAGGCATGGGAAACTTTAGCCATCCCTGTTCGACATCCACCCTGATGAGAATAAGGTATACGATATCATTTACTTTATCTCATATTTATACATCATATCACAAAAATTTCTTCCCTTATTTGCAGTATATTCATCCCAATCTCCCAACCAAATTCTTATTCCTTACATGAATTCCAAATATTTCACAAGAAAAAATATTGTAGTTACTAAATTTACAATCATAAATGTTATCAACATTGAGCTCATAGCAATATATTATTGCAGACGCAATCAATAAGAACTATACCAAAGTTGCACATTCTTCTGCAAGACCAGGTCCAGCTGCAGCATGCAACCCAGGGCTGCTGTGTGCTTCATCCAAGACCTGTTGCCAAGAAATTGAAACCAGATAAGATATATGATTATTAGCACCATTATAATTACTTTAGGTCTAGCTCTAACCTGCTATGAAATATCATTATATTACATAATCACAATGGTCTGAGATGCAAGATAATTGTCAAGAACTGAGAGCACCTCTTTGGAACTCTATTTACAAGGTCATAAGTAGACACGGGATTGCAACAAGTGAACTGTGATTAAGGGTAAATAGAAATCGGTCTTTTATCAAGGCTTTTTTAAATACAGATCCTGGTTTAGTGACATTATATGAATAACTTTATGCGAAGAATCATTGTTGACCTATAAATACAGATCCTGGTTCAATATTATTTGATTCTTTTTATCACCAACAGAATCATTGTTGACCTATAATTTAAGTACCTCTACGATATAAATGACTCGGAAAATAGAAAATCATTTATGTAATATCTCAGCAAGTAAGTTTCTTATCTGTTGAAATTATAGGATTTTATTTAGGTAAGGAAAGAGAAGATAAAATAAGGAATGAATGATCTAGAATTGATATTATTGTGATTATATGATGCAAAATACAAAGCACTAACCACTATTGATACTATATTGGACTCCTATTTCTAGTTCTGAATAAATAAGGAAACACATCGCAGAATATGGAAACCATTCCTATGATATCATTTGCAATATCTCGTCTGAGACTAACACTTTAATACAATAAAGAATTATCAGGATACGATTGAGCAATCTCTCCCTAATATTAGATATTTTCTGATTCTATACAATTAAGAGAAATATTAAAATGTGGCTAATTTTAACAGCAGCAATGGAGCTCTAGGT
It contains:
- the LOC123905090 gene encoding protein GDAP2 homolog; this encodes MYRPVAASSATPRGGLPNDSEEDSVVTLDQVPRWIDAEHSLENDNIDPLAFQSGTGGGPGGSVSRFPVDHEINSRIYLWRGDPWNLEVDAVVNSTNEVLDEAHSSPGLHAAAGPGLAEECATLGGCRTGMAKVSHAYDLPARKVIHTVGPKYAMKYHTAAENALSHCYRSCLELLIENGLRSIALGCIYTEAKNYPREPAAHVAIRTVRRFLEKQKDNVTAVVFCITSIIDTEIYKRLLPLYFPRDKHEEEVAMSKLPADVGDENGETTIDERKIRIKPLPKTKVSKPPREPVDLPVSDVGVVRRTSSYNSFLDPAFMSLIKDPDERRLEQWEKTVQAQRGWNFANFLGFGDLGGPPLSAAEEYSMHSRYLSKAKSLNLSEIAEMKIVYRGGVDCEGRPVMVVVGAHFLLRCLDLERFVLYVLKEFEPIIQKPYTIVYFHSAASLQVQPDLGWMKRLEQILGRKHKQNLHAIYVLHPTIGLKVAVLALQLLVDNVVWKKVVYADRLLQLFRYVPREQLTIPDFVFQHDLEVNGGKGLIVDPRTKYVYHRP